TTGTGACCGAGAATCTGAGTCATGGGATCTCCTTAAAGGGTGCCGATGCTGTCCGGTTCGAATGCCGCTGCAACCGGGGCGATGCCGTTGACCAGCGGTGCGCCGAATTCGGCCTGGCTGATTTCGAACACGTCGCCCGGCTGAGTGCGGATGCCGTCGGCGAACGACAGGGTCGCGGTGCCGAAGAAGTGAATGTGCACGTCACCGGGACGCAGGAACTGGCTGTACTTGAAGTGGTGATATTCGAGGTTCGCCAGGCTGTGGCACATGTTGGCCTCGCCGCTGAGGAATTCGTTCTGCCACAGCACTTCGCCGTCGCGCAGGATGCGGCTGGTGCCGGCCAGATGTTGGGGTAATTCACCGACGCGCAACTCCGGGCCGTAGCTGCAACTGCGCAGTTTCGAATGGGCCAGGTACAGGTAATTCTTGCGTTCCATGACGTGATCGGAGAACTCGTTGCCCACCGCAAAACCGAGGCGATACGGCTTGCGGTCGTGGCCGATGATGTAGAGGCCGGCCATCTCTGGCTCCTCGCCGGCGTCTTCGGCAAACGGCGGCAGCGGGAATGGCTGACCGGGACGCACAACGATGCTGCCGTCGCCTTTGTAGAACCATTCCGGCTGCACGCCGGCCTGTCCCGCCGCGGGTTTTCCGCCCTCCACGCCCCACTTGAAGATGCGCATGGTGTCGGTCATCGCCGCTTCGTCGCCGGCCTGCTGATGCATTTTGTCCCGGGCAGACGCGCTGCCGAGATGCGTGAGGCCGGTGCCGCTGACCAACATGTGCGCCGGGTCCGGGTGGTCCAGCGGCGGCAGGATGCGCAGGTCTTTGAGCAACTGTGCGTAGTCGTGGCTGATGCCCAGACCCAGGGTTTGCACTTGCTGCGCGAGGGTGCTGCCGGCCTCGATCGCGGCCATGGCCAGATCGCGAACCGTGCGCGCATCCTGCACTTCACGCACCAGACCGTCCTCGACCACTCCGACACGGCGCTCGCCGTTACTTAATTCGAATTGAACCAGATGCATGAATCCTCTCCTCTATACAAATCCTGAGTTCGGCACCGTCCCATTGTGGGAGCGGGCTTGCTCGCGAAAGCGGTGTGTCATTCAACTGTGAGGGTGGCTGACCCAGCGCATTCGCGAGCAAGCCCGCTCCCACATGGGTTGTGTACGGTTCTGCAGATTCAGGTACGGGTTGCGCCGCGTGCGCTCGCTGCAAATTGCTCGACCGGGAGCACATGCTTGCGCTCCAGCAAGCGATAGACGACGCCTGTCAGAATCAGCCCGCACACCATCACCCCGGACAGGAAGTACAGGCCCGAAGCAAGGTTGCCGGTGTATTCCTTCAGCGCGCCGATCACGAACGGGCCGATGTAGCCGCCGAGGTTGCCCACCGAGTTGATCAACGCAATCCCGGCCGCCGCACTGGCACCAGCGAAGAAGCGCCCAGGCAATGTCCAGAACACCGCCGTGCAGGAAAACAGCGCGAACGCCACCAGACACAACGCCGCCAGTTGCGCCACCGGCAACGACAGCCAGGCGCTGAGGAACAGGCCGATGGCGCCCAGCACATAGAGCACCGCCAGATGGCCGTAACGGTCATTCAAACGGTCGGAACTGCGCGGAATGATCAGCAGGCCGATGATCCCGAAAATGTACGGCACCGATGACACGAAACCGGTGACCAGATCGCTGCCGCCAAACTGTTTGATCAGGGTCGGCAACCACAGGCCCAGGCCATAGATGCTCAGGGTCACCGGCAGGTAGAACAGCGCCAGCAGCAACACGCGTTTGTCCTTCAGCGCATGCAACGGATTGCCGTGACGGGTCTGGCCGTATTCCTGCAGGTCCCTTTTCAGCTCGCCGGTCAGCCAGTCCTTCTCGGCCTGGTCCATCCATTTCACTTGCTGCGGGCCGTCCGGCAACCAGCGCAATACCGGCCAGGTCAGCAGGATCGCCGGGGTGCCGATGACGATGAACAACCACTGCCAGCCGTGCAGACCGAGGATGCCGTCCATGCCCAGCAGGCCGCCGGACACGGGGCCGGTGATCATCATCGCGATGGGTTGGGAAAGGATGAACAGCCCGAGGATCTTGCCGCGATGGCGCACCGGGAACCACTGAGTGATGTAGTACAGAACACCGGGAAAGAACCCCGCCTCCGCCGCGCCGAGCAGAAAGCGCATGACGTAGAAACTGTGCGGGCCCTGGACGAACGCCATGCCGATGGTGATTGCGCCCCAGGTGATCATGATCCGCGCGAACCAGCGCCGTGCGCCGAAGCGTTCGAGCATCAGGTTGCTGGGAATCTCTAACAGAAAGTAGCCGATGAAAAACAGCCCGGCGCCGAGGCCGTAGGCGGCATCGCCGATGCCGATGTCGGCGCCCATGTGCAGCTTGGCGAAGCCGACGGCGGAGCGATCCACATAGGCGATCAGGTACAGCAGGATCAGGAAGGGAATCAGTTTCAGCGTGATGCGCCGGACAAGCCGCAGTTCCTGGCTCATGAGATCGGTCTCCGATTGTTGTTTTTATGGAACCTCGGGGGACGCCTCTCACGGAAAACCGCCAGGGCCATCCCTCCGTCGAAAACGACTATATAGTAATACTAATTGCGCAACAACACTTCCAAACCGTCGATTTTGAGCTTATGTTTAGCCGAAGCTCGCAAACAATAGTCTTACAATAAGAGAATCGATCATGTCTGATAAAAAACCCACCCTGCGCTCCGCCCAATGGTTTGGCACGGCCGACAAGAACGGCTTCATGTATCGCAGCTGGATGAAGAATCAGGGCATCGCCGACCATCAGTTCCACGGCAAGCCGATCATCGGCATCTGCAACACCTGGTCGGAACTGACCCCTTGCAACGCGCACTTCCGCCAGATCGCGGAACACGTCAAACGCGGGGTGATCGAGGCCGGTGGTTTTCCGGTGGAATTTCCGGTGTTCTCCAACGGCGAATCGAACCTGCGCCCGACCGCCATGCTCACCCGCAACCTGGCGAGCATGGACGTCGAGGAAGCGATTCGCGGCAACCCGATTGACGGCGTGGTGCTGCTGACCGGTTGCGACAAGACCACCCCGGCCCTGCTGATGGGCGCGGCCAGTTGCGACGTGCCGGCGATCGTCGTCACCGGCGGGCCGATGCTCAACGGCAAGCACAAGGGCAAGGACATCGGTTCCGGCACCGTGGTCTGGCAGCTCAGCGAACAGGTCAAGGCCGGCACCATCACAATTGACGATTTCCTCGCGGCCGAGGGCGGCATGTCGCGCTCGGCCGGCACCTGCAACACCATGGGCACTGCGTCGACCATGGCCTGCATGGCTGAAGCACTGGGCACTTCGCTGCCGCACAACGCGGCGATCCCGGCGGTGGATGCGCGGCGTTATGTGCTGGCGCACATGTCGGGCATGCGTGCGGTAGAGATGGTTCGAGAAGATCTGAAACTGTCGAAGATCCTGACCAAAGAGGCCTTCGAAAACGCGATCCGGGTCAACGCGGCGATTGGTGGCTCGACCAACGCAGTGATCCACCTCAAAGCCATCGCCGGGCGTATCGGCGTCGAACTGGATCTGGACGACTGGACCCGCATCGGTCGCGGCATGCCGACCATCGTCGACCTGCAACCGTCCGGGCGCTTCCTGATGGAAGAGTTCTACTACGCGGGCGGCTTGCCGGCCGTGCTGCGCCGCCTCGGCGAGGCCAATCTGATTCCCAACCCGAACGCATTGACCGTCAACGGCAAATCCATCGGCGAGAACACCAAGGACGCGCCGATCTACGGCGAAGACGAAGTGATCCGCACCCTCGACAATCCGATTCGCGCCGACGGCGGTATCTGTGTGTTGCGCGGCAACCTGGCGCCACTGGGCGCGGTGCTCAAGCCGTCAGCCGCCACGCCGGAACTGATGCAGCATCGCGGCCGCGCCGTGGTGTTCGAGAACTTCGACATGTACAAGGCGCGGATCAACGACCCGGAACTGGACGTCGATGCGAACTCGATTCTGGTGATGAAAAACTGCGGGCCGAAGGGTTATCCGGGCATGGCTGAAGTCGGCAACATGGGTCTGCCGGCCAAGCTGCTGGCGCAGGGCGTGACGGATATGGTGCGCATCTCCGATGCGCGGATGAGCGGCACCGCGTACGGCACCGTTGTCTTGCATGTCGCCCCGGAAGCGGCGGCCGGCGGGCCTTTGGCGGCGGTGAAGGAAGGTGACTGGATCGAGCTGGACTGCGCCAGCGGGCGTTTGCATCTGGACATTCCGGACGCTGAACTGGCGGCGCGCATGGCGGATCTGCAACCGCCGCAGCAATTGCTGGTGGGTGGATATCGTCAGTTGTATATCGACCATGTGCTGCAGGCGGATCAGGGTTGCGATTTCGACTTCCTGGTAGGTTGCCGAGGGGCTGAAGTCCCGCGCCACTCCCACTAACACCGCCATCCCCTTGTGGGAGCGGGCTTGCTCGCGAAAGCGGATTGTCAGCAACCTGTGTTTGTCTGACACACCGCTTTCGCGAGCAAGCCCGCTCCCACATTTGCTCTGTATCTGCCTCAAGACTGTGTGGTGCCTGCTATGATGCGCGGCATCTCCATCGCTCAGGATCGCGCCGCTCCCCATGGATTACCGCAAACCTTCCGACCGTAAAAGCATGCACTCGCGCATCGTCCAGGAATTGGGCATGCAGATTGTTTCCGGACGCTTTCTGCCCTGCGACAAGCTGCCCGCCGAAGCCTTGCTCTGCGAGGAGTACGCGGTCAGCCGGCCGGTGTTGCGCGAAGCCACGCGAGTGCTGGTCGCCAAGGGCCTGGTGTATTCGAAACCGCGCGTCGGCACCGTGGTCAAGCCGCGCCGCGAATGGCACATGCTCGACCCGGACGTACTGCACTGGCTGATGCAAAGCAGCCCGCAGAACGAGTTCTTCAACGTCCTGACCAGCGTGCGCAGCATCATCGAACCGGCCGCCGCCGCCCTCGCCGCCCAGCACGCCACCGATGCCGACATCGCGTCGATTGCCGAGGCTTACCAACGCATGGAAGCGGCGCCGACCCCGGAAGCCTTGTTGCAACCGGATCTGGATTTTCACAGCCGGATTGCCGACGCGACTCACAACGATTTGTTGGCGAACCTGTGCAACATGCTGTCGGTGGCGATTGCCGAGGCCTTGAAGCATTCGAACCAGCGGCCGAATCTGCATGAGCTGGCGTTGCCTCGGCACAAGGCGATTTTGACGGCGATCGAGAACCGGGATGCGTTGGGGGCGCGGCATGCGACGTTGGTGCAGCTGGATGATGCGCGCAGCGCCTTGAGTGTTGTGCTTGGGGCGGATCTTTCGTAAGCCTTGAGACCGCTTGCCCTCACCCTAGCCCTCTCCCAGAGGGAGAGGGAACTGACCGAGTTGTTCTTCGTGATACATCGACCTGAAAAACCGGGTCGATTATGGATTCAAAGCTAATCGTTCACGTCGGTGTAGATTTCCAATATCCCCGGATCGGTTCCCTCTCCCCCTGGGAGAGGGCTAGGGTGAGGGGCTTTTGATCTTGCCCCATAAAAAAGCCGCAACCCTTCAAGGTTGCGGCTTTGTCGTTTCAGGCTCGCTGATCAGTGAGCAAACAGAGAATTGCCCTTCTGCCCCGCCAGTTTCTCCGGCTTGATCAGGAACTTCGCCAGTGCCGGCAGCAGCCACAGCGCACCGAACATGTTCCACAACAGCATGAAGGTCAGCATCAGGCCCATGTCGGCCTGGAACTTGATCGCCGAGAAGATCCAGGTGCACACGCCGATGGCCAGGCACAGACCGGTGAACAGCACCGCCTTACCGGTGGATTTGAGGGTCTGGTAATAGGCTTCCTGCAACGGCAGACCAGCGCGCAGGAAACTTTCCAGGCGGCTGTAGATGTAGATGCCGTAGTCCACGCCAATCCCCACGCCCAGCGCCACCACCGGCAGCGTCGCAACCTTCACGCCGATGCCCATGAACGCCATCAGCGCGTTGCCCAGCACCGAGGTCAGTACCAGCGGCAGCACGATGCACAAGGTCGCCGCCCAGGAGCGGAAGGTGATCATGCACATGACCGCTACGCAGATGTATACCAGGATCAGGATGGTCAGCTCGGATTTCTTGATCACCTCGTTGGTGGCCGCTTCGATCCCGGCGTTACCGGCGGCGAGGATGAATTCCAGGCCTTCCTTGTTGTTTTCCTTGGCGAAGTCCTGCACCGCATGCACCGCGCGATCCAGGGTTTCAGCCTTGTGGTCGTTGAGGAACACCAGCACCGGTGCCAGCGAGCAACTGTTGTTGTACAGGCCGTCGGCACGGGCGATGGAGTTGTTCAGCACGTCCGGGTTGCGCGACAGGGTTTCCCATTTCAGGTTGCCCTCGTTCATGCCCTTGATCATCTGCTTGGACACGGTCACCAGCGAGATCGCCGACTGCACGCCCTCGGTGTTCTGCATCTTCCACATCAGCTCGTCGATCGGCGCCATGGCTTCATAGCGCGAGCAGCCTTCGGACTTGGTCTTGACCATCACCACCAACACGTCGGAACTGGTTGAGTAATTGCTGATGATGAAGTTGTTGTCCTTGTTGTAGCGCGAGTCCGGACGCAGTTCCGGCGCGCCCTGATCGAGGTCGCCGATCTTCAGGTTCTGGCTGTACCAGAGACCGCCGCCGAAGGCGACCAGCGCCAGGGCGATGGAGATCGGGGCGACTTTCGGGTTGGCGAAATTCGACAGCAGGCGCCAGAACGGATGTTCGCGGTGCGCATCTTTCTTGCTCTTGGCGATGGCGCGCTTGCTGATGCCGACATAGGAAATCGCCACCGGCAGCAGGATCAGGTTGGTGAACACGATCACCGCCACACCGATGGAAGCGCCGATGGCCAGCTCGCGGATCACCCCGATGTCGATGATCAGCAGCGTGATGAAGCCGACGGCGTCCGCCAGAATCGCGATCATCCCCGGCAGGAACAGCTGACGGAATGTCCGCCGTGCGGCCGTCAACGCGTTGTCCGCCTCACCTGATTGCAGGGCGATACCGTTGATTTTCTGCACGCCGTGGGAGATGCCGATGGCGAAGATCAGGAACGGCACCAGCATCGAATACGGATCGAGGCCGAACCCGAAAAAGTGCATCAGCCCGAGTTGCCAGACCACCGCCACCAGCGTGGTGCTCAACACCGCCACGGTGCTGCGCAGGCAGTTGGTGAACCACAGCAGCAGGATCAGGGTGATGACGAAAGCGATGCCGAAGAACATCACCACCATCACCAGGCCGTCGATCAGATCACCGACCTTCTTGGCGAAACCGACGATGTGGATCTTGACGTTGGGGTTCTGCGCTTCGAACTTGTTGCGGATCTTGTCTTCGAGCTCATGGGAGAACTGGCGATAGTCCAGCGCCAACAGCTTGCCCTGGTCCTGCGGGTCCGGGTAGGACTCCAGCAGCGGGATGTCGACGATGCTCGACTTGAAATCGTTGGCCACCAGACGCCCGACCTGACCCGACTTGAGCACGTTGTTGCGCAGCAGGTCGAGGCTGTCCTGGGAGCCGTTGTAGCTCTGCGGGATCACTTCGCCGCCGGCAAAACCTTCCTCGGTCACTTCGGTCCAGCGCACGCTCGGGCTCCACAGCGACTTGAGGCCGGAACGGTCGACGCCGGAGATGTAGAACACCTCGTCGTTGATCTGACGCAGGGTCTCCATGTACTCCTTGGAGAAGATGTCGCCGTCCTTCGCTTCCACCGAAATACGCACGGTGTTGCCCAGGTTCGCCAGATCGTTGCGGTGCTCCATCATCTTTTCAATGAACGGATGCTTGAGCGGGATCATCTTTTCGAAACTGGTGGACGGACGGATCAGCGTGGCCTGCCAGAACAGGAAAATGCTGACCAGCAGGCAGATCACGATCACTGCCGGGCGGTTGTTGAAGATCAGGCGCTCGAGAAACGTCGCCTTGTCCTGATGATGAGTGCTCAAGGAAGTCATAGCCCCGCCTTCTTATTATTGATTCGGCTCATTTGCCCAGCTCGGCGCCGTTCGCAGTCGTCACCCGAACGCCACCCTGCCCGCTCAGGATCAGATTGCCGTTGCCGGCGGCGGTGACCGACGACAGCGAGATGCGATCCGGGCGGTTGAACACGCTGAAGGTTTCGCCGTTGTCACTGCTGCTGACCACCGAGCCGCCGTTGCCGACGATGACGATGGAGCCGTCTTCGAGCAGCGTGGCGCCGGAAAGGCCGAACTCCAGCGAACCGCGCGCAGCTTTCAGTTCGACCTGCTCCCAGGTGCTGCCGAAATCGGTGGAGCGGTAAAGGTTGCCGCGCAGACCGTAGGCCAACAAAGTTTGCGGTTGCGCCGTGCCGATCACGCCAAACAGCGAACCTTCGTACGGGCCTTCGAGTTTTTCCCAGGTCTGGCCCCCGTCGGCGGAGCGGAACATGCTGCCCGACTCGCCGACGATGAACAGGCCGGCGTCTTTCACGGAAGCGATGGCGTTGAGGTGGAACTGGTCTTCATTGTCGAGGCGATCGCTGACGTCTTCCCAGTGCTTGCCGCCGTCGGTGGTTTCCAGCAGCGCGCCGTAGGCACCCACGGCCAGGCCGCTGTTGACGTCCTTGAACCAGACGTCGAGCAGCGGTGATTCGCGCCTGAGGTCTTCGAACTGTTTGGTCCAGGTCAGGCCGCCGTCTTCGCTGGCGAGAATCTGTGCGTCGTGGCCGACGGCCCAGCCGTGCTTGTCATCGACGAAATACACGGCCGTCAGCAACTGGCGGCTCGGCACTTTGGCCTGGGTCCAGGTCTTGCCCTGATCGTCGGAATAGAGAATGTGCCCGCGATCCCCGACCGCCACCAGCCGGGTTCCGGCGTGGACGACATCGAGCATCAGGCTTTTCGAGGCCTTGGCCGATTCGGTGGAATAGACCACGTCGGCTGGCGCTTCGGCGGCGAGAACCGGCGCCGACAGTGTGGCAAAGCCCAGCAGAGAGAGTGCTGTGGCCAGCAACGCGGTGTTGCGTAACGCCGGCGGGCGGCAACGACTCATAGACCTTCCCCTGTTTATTATTGTTGGTCATGGACCTTAAAGGGCGCCGCATGGGTGCTCACGCTGACTGCCTGGTCACAAGCATAGTCCTGAAACCCGCCATCCAGAGCCCCTTCGGAAGCTGGCTCATCCTATCGGGCATTCGAAACGTCTGACAATCGGCGCAACGTTATCTTTTGTTAACCGAAAGGGACTCCAGCTGCAGCTGAATGCGCGGGCATTCGTCCGACTGATGGCAGGGAATCTTGCGAGGGGGACTTGCACGATCGGTATTATGGTATACCATCAGACGCACAGACACTCTTTATCCCCTACGGAGCAGCTCATGAGTTTCGAAATTCGCAAGATCGTCAGCTATGTCGAAGAAACCTTCATCGAAGGCGGCAAGGCATCCGATACCCCTGTGACCATGGTCGGCCTGGCCGTCGTGATGAAAAACCCGTGGGTCGGCAACGGCTTTGTCGAAGACCTCAAGCCGCAGATCCGCGCCAACTGCTCGGACCTCGGCGCAATGATGGTCGAGCGGCTGGTGGGCATCATCGGCGGCGCCGAGAAGATCGAGGCTTACGGCAAAGCCGCAGTGGTCGGCGCCGATGGCGAAATCGAGCACGCGTCGGCGGTGATCCACACCCTGCGCTTTGGCAATCACTACCGCGAAGCGGTCAAGGCCAAGAGCTATCTGAGCTTCACCAACAAGCGCGGCGGTCCGGGCACTTCGATCCAGATCCCGATGATGCACAAGGACGACGAAGGCCTGCGCTCGCACTACATCACTCTGGAAATGCAGATCGAAGACGCGCCGCGCGCCGACGAAATCGTCGTGGTGCTCGGCTGCGCCGACGGTGGTCGCCTGCACCCGCGCATCGGCAACCGCTACATCGATCTGGAAGAACTGGCCGCCGAAAAAGCCCAGTAATCACAATAAAAAAGGCATTGCAGGAGCGCTCCATGATTCGGCTCACCGCTGAACTCACCCCGGCCGGCACCAGTTACCTGGCGACCGGCCAAGGCCAACCCGTGGTGTTGATCCACGGCGTGGGCCTGAACAAAGAAATGTGGGGCGGCCAGATCGTCGGCCTGGCCACGCAATACCGGGTGATCGCCTACGACATGCTCGGCCATGGCGCCAGCCCGCGACCGGCCAGCGGCACCGCCCTGCTCGGCTATGCCGATCAGTTGCTGGAGTTGCTTGACCACCTGCAATTGCCCGAAGCATCGGTGATCGGCTTTTCCATGGGCGGCCTGGTGGCGCGGGCGTTTGCTCTGCATTACCCGGAACGCCTGAAAAGCCTCGTAGTGCTCAACAGCGTGTTCAACCGCAGCGAAGAGCAACGCGCCGGCGTCATCGCCCGTACCGCGCAGGCTGCCGAACACGGGCCCGACGCGAATGCCGAAGCGGCGCTGTCGCGCTGGTTCAGCCGCGAATATCAGGCGGCCAACCCGGCGCAGATCGCCGCGATCCGCCAGACTCTCGCCGGCAATGATCCGCAAGGCTATCTGACCACCTATGAACTGTTCGCCACCCAGGACATGTACCGCGCCGACGATCTGGGCAGCATCCAGGCGCCGACGCTGATCGCCACCGGCGAACTGGACCCCGGATCGACCCCGGAAATGGCCGAGCAACTGGCCGCGCGCATTCCCGGTGCAAAGGTTGCCGTGCTGCCCGAGCAACGGCATATGATGCCGGTAGAGTCGCCACGGCTGGTGAACCAGACGCTGCTGGAATTTCTCGACACCGCACACGCCCGACAAAACCATATAAAGGGGATCGTTGCATGACGCTCGCACGCTTCCAGATGTGCATCGGCGGAGAATGGGTCGACGCCCTCTCCGGCAAGACTTTCGAAAGCCTCAACCCTGCGCTGGCCGAACCCTGGGCCGAATTGCCCGACGCGGATGAGGCCGACGTCGAACGCGCCGTGCAAGCCGCACAGACCGCCTTCGACAGCCCGGCATGGCGTGGTTTGACCGCCACCGCGCGCGGCAAACTGCTGCGTCGTCTCGGTGACCTGATCGCCGAAAACAAGGAACAACTGGCGCAGCTGGAAAGCCGCGACAACGGCAAGCTGATCCGCGAAACCCGGGGGCAGGTCGGTTATCTGCCGGAATTCTTCCACTACACCGCCGGCCTCGCCGACAAGCTCGAAGGCGGCACCCTGCCGCTGGATAAACCCGATCTGTTCGCCTACACCGTGCACGAAGCCATGGGTGTGGTCGCCGCGATCATTCCGTGGAACAGCCCGCTGTATCTGACCGCGATCAAACTGGCGCCGGCGTTGGCTGCCGGCAACACCATCGTGATCAAGCCGTCCGAGCACGCCTCGGCGACCATTCTGGAACTGGCGCGCCTGGCCCTCGAAGCCGGGATTCCGCCGGGCGTGGTCAACGTGGTCACCGGCTACGGCCCGAGCACCGGCGCTGCCCTCACCCGCCATCCGCTGATCCGCAAGATCGCCTTCACCGGCGGCGCGGCTACGGCCCGGCATGTGGTGCGCAGCAGTGCCGAGAACTTCGCCAAGCTGTCGCTGGAGCTGGGCGGCAAGTCACCGAACATCATCTTCGCCGACGCCGATCTCGACAGTGCGATCAACGGCGCCATCGCCGGGATTTACGCGGCGTCCGGGCAGAGCTGCGTATCCGGTTCGCGACTGCTGGTGCAGGATGAAATCTACGACGAATTCGTCAGCCGACTGGCGGAACGCGCCCAGCGCATCCGCATCGGCAACCCGCAGGACGACAGCAGCGAAATGGGCCCGATGGCCACCGCGCAGCAACTGGCAGTAGTGGAAGGTCTGGTGGCTGATGCGATCGCTGAAGGCGCGCGTCTGCGTCTGGGCGGCAAGCGTCCGAGCGGTGTGGGCGATGGCTGGTTCTACGAGCCGACGCTGTTCGAGTGCGACCGCAATTCGATGAAGATCATGCAGGAAGAAGTGTTCGGCCCGGTGGCCTCGGTGATCCGCTTCAAGGACGAAGCCGAAGCGCTGGCGATTGCCAACGACTCGCAGTTCGGCCTCGCTGCCGGCATCTGGACCCGCGACCTGGGCCGCGCCCATCGCCTGGCCAGGGACGTGCGCTCGGGGATCATCTGGGTCAACACCTACCGCGCGGTGTCGGCGATGGCACCGATCGGCGGCTTCAAGAACAGTGGCTATGGACGCGAAAGCGGCATCGATTCGGTGCTGGCCTACACCGAACTGAAAACGGTGTGGATCAACCTCTCCCAGGCGCCGATGCCTGATCCGTTTGTGATGCGTTAGGAGTCCTGCGACATGATCGAACCCGGCATTTACAAAGACGTCATGAGCTCGTTTCCGTCCGGGGTCACGGTGGTCACCACCCTCGACCCGGATGGCAGCATCGTCGGGATCACCGCCAGCGCCTTCAGTGCGCTGTCGATTGATCCGGCGCTGGTTCTGTTCTGCCCCAACTACGCCTCCGACACCTACCCGGTGCTGCGCGACAGCAAGCGTTTCGCGATCCATTTGCTGTCCGCCGACCAGACCGCCGAGGCCTACGCCTTCGCCGGCAAAGGCAAGGACAAGGCCAACGGCATCGACTGGCATTTGAGCGAGCTGGGTAACCCGATCCTCGCCAAGGCCACGGCGATCATCGAGTGCGAGTTGTGGCGCGAATACGACGGTGGCGACCACGCGATCATCGTCGGCGCGGTGAAGAACCTGATCCTGCCGGAGCAACCGGTGACGCCGATGATCTATCACAAGGGCAAGCTCGGCGCTTTGCCGACACTGGGCTGAGCGGAGGACACATGAGCAACGAAAAGTATGAGCAGGGCCTGAAGATCCGCACCCAAGTGCTGGGCGAAGCCTATGTACAGCGCTCGATCAAGAACGCCGACGACTTCACCCGCCCGTTGCAGGAAATGGTCACCGAATACTGCTGGGGCCACGTCTGGGGACGCGACGGCCTGTCGCTCAAGGAGCGCAGCATGATCAACCTGGCGATGATCTCGGCGCTCAACCGTCCGCATGAACTGAAACTGCATGTGCGCGGCGCCTTGCGTAACGGCCTGAGTCGTGAGCAAATACGCGAAATTCTGCTTCAGGTCGGTATTTATTGCGGCGTCCCGGCAGCCGTGGACAGTTTCCGGCTTGCCCGTGAAGCCTTCGCTGAAGCCGACGCCGAGGCCTCCAGTTAACCCCTCGGCTGTTTGAATGCCCGTCTGGCATGGACAGCCAACTTAAAGAGCGGACCCCATGAAACGCCTGCCACTCGACGACAGCTTCAAGGTCAATCGCAACCCCGTCACCCTGCGCGAGATCGTGCTGGATAAACTGCGAAGCGCCATCATGAACTTCCAGCTGCTGCCGG
The window above is part of the Pseudomonas fluorescens genome. Proteins encoded here:
- the araD1 gene encoding AraD1 family protein, which translates into the protein MHLVQFELSNGERRVGVVEDGLVREVQDARTVRDLAMAAIEAGSTLAQQVQTLGLGISHDYAQLLKDLRILPPLDHPDPAHMLVSGTGLTHLGSASARDKMHQQAGDEAAMTDTMRIFKWGVEGGKPAAGQAGVQPEWFYKGDGSIVVRPGQPFPLPPFAEDAGEEPEMAGLYIIGHDRKPYRLGFAVGNEFSDHVMERKNYLYLAHSKLRSCSYGPELRVGELPQHLAGTSRILRDGEVLWQNEFLSGEANMCHSLANLEYHHFKYSQFLRPGDVHIHFFGTATLSFADGIRTQPGDVFEISQAEFGAPLVNGIAPVAAAFEPDSIGTL
- a CDS encoding MFS transporter, producing the protein MSQELRLVRRITLKLIPFLILLYLIAYVDRSAVGFAKLHMGADIGIGDAAYGLGAGLFFIGYFLLEIPSNLMLERFGARRWFARIMITWGAITIGMAFVQGPHSFYVMRFLLGAAEAGFFPGVLYYITQWFPVRHRGKILGLFILSQPIAMMITGPVSGGLLGMDGILGLHGWQWLFIVIGTPAILLTWPVLRWLPDGPQQVKWMDQAEKDWLTGELKRDLQEYGQTRHGNPLHALKDKRVLLLALFYLPVTLSIYGLGLWLPTLIKQFGGSDLVTGFVSSVPYIFGIIGLLIIPRSSDRLNDRYGHLAVLYVLGAIGLFLSAWLSLPVAQLAALCLVAFALFSCTAVFWTLPGRFFAGASAAAGIALINSVGNLGGYIGPFVIGALKEYTGNLASGLYFLSGVMVCGLILTGVVYRLLERKHVLPVEQFAASARGATRT
- a CDS encoding IlvD/Edd family dehydratase, yielding MSDKKPTLRSAQWFGTADKNGFMYRSWMKNQGIADHQFHGKPIIGICNTWSELTPCNAHFRQIAEHVKRGVIEAGGFPVEFPVFSNGESNLRPTAMLTRNLASMDVEEAIRGNPIDGVVLLTGCDKTTPALLMGAASCDVPAIVVTGGPMLNGKHKGKDIGSGTVVWQLSEQVKAGTITIDDFLAAEGGMSRSAGTCNTMGTASTMACMAEALGTSLPHNAAIPAVDARRYVLAHMSGMRAVEMVREDLKLSKILTKEAFENAIRVNAAIGGSTNAVIHLKAIAGRIGVELDLDDWTRIGRGMPTIVDLQPSGRFLMEEFYYAGGLPAVLRRLGEANLIPNPNALTVNGKSIGENTKDAPIYGEDEVIRTLDNPIRADGGICVLRGNLAPLGAVLKPSAATPELMQHRGRAVVFENFDMYKARINDPELDVDANSILVMKNCGPKGYPGMAEVGNMGLPAKLLAQGVTDMVRISDARMSGTAYGTVVLHVAPEAAAGGPLAAVKEGDWIELDCASGRLHLDIPDAELAARMADLQPPQQLLVGGYRQLYIDHVLQADQGCDFDFLVGCRGAEVPRHSH
- a CDS encoding FadR/GntR family transcriptional regulator, with the translated sequence MDYRKPSDRKSMHSRIVQELGMQIVSGRFLPCDKLPAEALLCEEYAVSRPVLREATRVLVAKGLVYSKPRVGTVVKPRREWHMLDPDVLHWLMQSSPQNEFFNVLTSVRSIIEPAAAALAAQHATDADIASIAEAYQRMEAAPTPEALLQPDLDFHSRIADATHNDLLANLCNMLSVAIAEALKHSNQRPNLHELALPRHKAILTAIENRDALGARHATLVQLDDARSALSVVLGADLS
- a CDS encoding efflux RND transporter permease subunit; protein product: MTSLSTHHQDKATFLERLIFNNRPAVIVICLLVSIFLFWQATLIRPSTSFEKMIPLKHPFIEKMMEHRNDLANLGNTVRISVEAKDGDIFSKEYMETLRQINDEVFYISGVDRSGLKSLWSPSVRWTEVTEEGFAGGEVIPQSYNGSQDSLDLLRNNVLKSGQVGRLVANDFKSSIVDIPLLESYPDPQDQGKLLALDYRQFSHELEDKIRNKFEAQNPNVKIHIVGFAKKVGDLIDGLVMVVMFFGIAFVITLILLLWFTNCLRSTVAVLSTTLVAVVWQLGLMHFFGFGLDPYSMLVPFLIFAIGISHGVQKINGIALQSGEADNALTAARRTFRQLFLPGMIAILADAVGFITLLIIDIGVIRELAIGASIGVAVIVFTNLILLPVAISYVGISKRAIAKSKKDAHREHPFWRLLSNFANPKVAPISIALALVAFGGGLWYSQNLKIGDLDQGAPELRPDSRYNKDNNFIISNYSTSSDVLVVMVKTKSEGCSRYEAMAPIDELMWKMQNTEGVQSAISLVTVSKQMIKGMNEGNLKWETLSRNPDVLNNSIARADGLYNNSCSLAPVLVFLNDHKAETLDRAVHAVQDFAKENNKEGLEFILAAGNAGIEAATNEVIKKSELTILILVYICVAVMCMITFRSWAATLCIVLPLVLTSVLGNALMAFMGIGVKVATLPVVALGVGIGVDYGIYIYSRLESFLRAGLPLQEAYYQTLKSTGKAVLFTGLCLAIGVCTWIFSAIKFQADMGLMLTFMLLWNMFGALWLLPALAKFLIKPEKLAGQKGNSLFAH